The genomic stretch GAATCATCATCCAAGCAGCATATAGTGATTTCCAACTTAGTGCATCCACCACAACATTCACTTTTCCCAGatggtaattcaactcaaagtcgtagtcctttagtaactccatccacctcctctgccaCATATTAAGCTCTTTTTGATCAAAGAGGTATTTCAAGCTCTTACTATTAGAGAAAACTTAGAATTTAACCCCATAGaggtaatgcctccacaccaTTAGTGCAAATATAACCGCAGCAAGTTCCAGATCATGCGTTGGGTaattaacttcatgaggtctcaattGTCGTGAGGGATAAGCCACCACATTCTGGTGCTGATCAGCACACACTCCAGGCCCTTTagtgaggcatcacaatacacctcaaatggttCATTTGGCTCAGGTAACACCAACACGGCGTGGTAGTCAGCTTTTGTTTTAACGCTTGCAAACTCTCCTCACACTCAGAAGTCCAAGCAAACAGTGCGTCCTTGTGGGTTAACTTTGTCAATGGCAAAGCTATCTGCGAGAAGCCTTTGATGAATCTCTGATAGTAGTCAGCTAAGCctagaaaactccttatctaaGTAACTGAGGTCGGTCGCCCCCACTCCATCACTGCTTCTACCTTAGAAGGATCTACTACTATCCCCTGtttactcaccacatggccaAGAAACTTTACCTCGTCCTTCTAGAATTCGCATTTAAATAGTTTTGCGTAgtgtttcttttctttcagtatttgcaacacggtcctcaaatGTTTTGCATGCTCTTCTTCGGTCTtagaataaatcagtatgtcgtcaatgaagacaacaatgAATTTATCCAAAAACGAACGGAAGATTATGTTCATATAATCCATAAACACTGCAGGAGCGTTTGTCAACCTAAAAGAtattacagtgtactcgtaatgaccataacgagtcctaaaagcggtcttagggatgtCCTTATctctcacccttatctggtgataaccggatcgtaAATCAATCTTGGGGAAAACCCCGgatccttgtaactgatccatgagatcgtCAATTCTCGGCagtgggtacttattctttattgtgacCTTGTTCAGTTGTCTGTAACATCAGGAAACACCTCAGGAAATTCACAAACAACTGGGAGTCGCTCTAAGCTTTGTTCCTCACCCGACACACTTGCAGCTAATAGCATAACACCTTGACATTCCTGCCCCGAACAATTTACTACCACATAGTTCAAATAACAAccattcaccacgaccggcccttctgacCCTTCTGGCATGAAATGCAACGATTTCTCAAAATAGTTCAACAAGACACGATTCCTAGACAACCAGTCCAaccccaagataagatcaagaccggtCAAGGCAAGTAGATTAAATCATGGACAAAATCACATTGCTTGACCCTAAATGAAACTTGCGGACATCCTAacctagttaccatggcttcatgggtgGCATTATACACCTTTAGCTCATAACCTAAAACcacaatcttcaatcctaactcactAGCCTTcaaaaatgcaatgaatgaatgtgatacTCTATAATCAAATAaggcatttaaagtttgaccagccattttGTATTTTCCTCAGATAAGTGTCTCATACCCCTCGGCACCCACAGCTGAAGTAGTAAATACCCGACCAGGCTGCTGTGCTCTCCCATCACTCTGTCTCTACTTCTTTGGACAGTTGGAGGCTTTATGCCCCAGCTTACCACATGAGTAACACAATTCCCATACAGCCTTACATGAAACACCAGGATGGTAACTCCCACATCTAACACAATCCTGCTCATTCAGAGGCTGCTTCTCAAACCTTCTTCCCGGGACATTGTTGTTGTTAGGCCTTCTGAAGTTATTCTAGCCTTGAGTCCTCTGTGGTACAAAGCCTTCCCGCTTGAAAGGCGGCTCTCTAGGAGCAAAACTCTTCCCTCGGTTCGGTTGGAATGGACCCCTATGGCTTCTTCTCTTTGCAACTGCCTTCTTTACGCATTCTTCAGCAACTCTGCTCTTGTTTACCAACTCCGAGAAAGTCTTGATCTCCATAGGCCCTACTGAAATGTAGATGTTACTTCGGAGCCCTCCTTCATACTTGATGCATTTCCACTTCTCGAAGTCTCCCAGAGCTCCTTGACACATGTGGAaaaacctgaacagctcctcaaacttgtctgTATACTTAGATACAGACATAgcaccctgcttcagctgtagtaACTCTAGCTCCTTTGCCGTCTAGGCGGAATTTGGAAAGTAATTCTTGTAAAATTTTACCTGGAAGGCATCCCAGGTGATAgggtcatcaccctgctgcaggaGACATCGGGCTCCCTGCCACCAATGTAATGATTCTCCAGTGAGCAGATAAATAGCAAACTCGACACACTGCTCTTCTGGCACCAACTGCACctgcagtgctcgctctatgGCCTGAAACCAAGTGTCGGCTTCAGTTCGAttggtggttcccttgaactttGGCAGATTGACCCTTAAGAACGTCGCCAACGTCATCGAACCTTGAGTCCCATTTCCACTATTTTCCTCATTATTATGGTTGTTCATCTACTGTCTGAGTGCCTCAatagtggcttgcatagcaacAGCCATGTTCTGCAATGCGGTCATGAAGTCCACCAGGTTATTTTGGTTGGTTTCCGGCCCTTGAGTACCGGCACGTCCTCTCCCACGGCCTcgaccgcgtccacgaggcgctaTCTGGTTcttatacacaccaaacaatcgatatcaagttgatcattctcaatatcggaagtctagtgctcaaagtcccaaatgcatgctcatgaatgTTTATGCCAGTTATATCAGtcagatatcctaatagcacataaacacagacacagagaatgcacagaagcatagtcagtccatccctcaggctctacaggaacgaactactctgataccataatgtaacaccctaccacacagattTTCAAGCACAAAGCTCCTTTCCAAGCTTTCCAAAACCACCAATCAAGCCCCAATACACATATATACAAGGTCTACGCCACAATATCACACCCAAACACAATAACTCAATCATTAAATCACAAAATTCCAAGTCTTTAGTTTAGGGCTGAGAATTTCACCTTACCCAAGGATCAAGGAGGCAAGACTAAGCCTTCCCTTCAAGTCAATTAGATCCTATAATACAAAAGAGCTCACAATTTCAATATTTTTGCCcatgaaaattaaaaatcaagGTTGAAAGAACAGAGGtcaaacgtggcttacctcttACATAATCTTATGGGCTTTATAAAGCTAGACGCCGCGGTTGCGTGGCTGCAAACGGTGcatcaatcggagctccgaatcaaaagttatgatcaatagAAGTTTGGAGTGAAATTTGGGCAACGGTTTCACATTTCCCCCTCCCTTTCAACGTGTGTGTGGTGTTTGAGTGGAAAGAGAGAGCTGAGCTCTCTTAATTAAGAGAGGCTTGACTGGGCCCTTGGGCCCAATATGGATCcagttggcccggtttggcctgTTCGGCCCAATATTGTGCTGATTTCTtgaaaattagtgtcaaaattctcgttttaaATTTCTCTATCACATTAAACCATAAAATCTCATTTTCTCATTttctagaatatattttaatttatgggttaattagtcattaattaaccgggttttacatctctcatcttgaattcaatgctcttgatatatctggaaacaattatttatcatggatattagatgctgaaatccatcttgattcaatggatcttggagatatcatcaaggctgaaaataatacaccccagaaggataaagccaaagccatgatttttcttTGTCATCATCTTGATgaaggattgaaaaataaatatctcacattaaaagatcctgcagatctaTGAAAAGACCTTGAAAAAAGGTACAATCATCAAAagacggtgatacttcctcaagcccgatatGAGCGAACACACTTGCGTCTACAGaattttaaatccataaatgaatataattctgcaatattttgaatcacctcacgaatgaaattatgtgggGGAAAAGATATCTGATAAtgatatgttagagaaaactttctcgACCTTCCATGCCTCCAATGTGCTCCTACAGCAGCAGTATCAAGAAAAAgggatttaaaaaatattctgagttaatttcttgccttcttgttgctgaacgcaacaatgagttgctcTTGAAGAATCAAGAAGCGTGCCTAGCTAGTGCCACCCCATTTCTTGAAGTAAATATGGCAAATTATTatcccagaagaggtaaatagCAAGGTTTTGgcaacaagaaaaattatggaaggaaaaggaattatgttcaaaagagaggatctcaccaaaagtgggataaagaaagaaatattggGCAAAATAAATTAACAGAGGATAAGTGTTTCCGTTATGGTGGAAAGGGTCATTGGTCGCGTACCTGTCGTACaccaaggcacctagtcgatctttatcaagcatctttgaaaaaggacgACAAATGAAAGGAAACGAATtatgtttcaaatgatgctgaaaattctaccactcattatgatgtatctgatttctttgaggattctaaaggaaatattggtcatttgatcaatgatggaatagtttaatatgtggaattgttaaatattcatgtaaataaataatgtaaaaaacttattgttaagttttattttctatatatttaagtttcaaatatgatgtataatgaaatattaatggttatgaattttgaaatcattaaatgtgtcaagttttaaaataaaattttagtatatgacattatgtgcagtgtttcttagaaaaataattccaatcaagaattaaatttaactgtgcatactactcattttattattattatttgtctttgaagaaaatggcaaggatatataatgaagatgtatgccttgcggatagtaCAAATTCATACAccattctcaaaagtgatatatattttacccatcttgtgccaaaagaagaatatgttaatactattattggctcatgcaatgtgatagaaggctccggaagagttataattttgtttgctggaggaacaaaattcataataaataatgcactattgtctaccaagtctctaagaaacttgttgagttttaaagatattcgccgaaatggatatcatattaaGACTATGAATGAGGGAGGTTatgagtacttatgtatcacaactcatgactcaaataaaaaggttatattaaaaaagttgccctcactttcatctgggttatattatactaagattagtgcaattgaatcacatgccactataaaccagaagtttactagcccaaatgaattcataacttggcatgaccgattgggtcatccgggaacaaccatgatgcggagaattattgaaaactcccatggacattcactaaagaaccagaagattcttaaaactagtgaattttgttgtgttgtatgttctcagggaaagttaattttaaggccaccACCaataaagattggatttgagtcccctgaattcctagaaaggattcaaggtgatatatgtggacctattcatccactatgtggatcttttagatattttttggTTCTGATaaacgcatcttcgagatggtcacatgtgtgcttattgtccTCTCGCAACCTGGTGTTTacgagattactggctcaaatcattcgattaaaagcacagtTTCTAGAAAATCTAATCAAAGAAAttcatcttgataatgctggtgaatttacttccaaagcttttgatgcttattgtatggctaatggaataagtgttgaataTCCAGTAGCTCATGTTCACACAAAAAAtaggttagcagaatcacttattaaacaccTCTAATTAATTGCTAcacccttacttatgagaacaaagCTCCCAACCTCgatttgggggcatgctattttacatgctgCAACACTTATTCGTTTAAGGCTaacgagttaccatcagttctctcctatgcaattagcctttggccagcagccaaatgtttcccatttaagaatatttgggtgtgcaatatatgttcccattgcaccaccttctcgcaccaaaatgggaccccaaagaaaattagggatatatgttggatatgattctccctctatagtgaggtaccttgagatacaaactgagaatgtatttaaagcccgatTTACGGATTGTCATTttaatgaatcaaaatttccaacattaagGGGacagaataagcttcctgaaaaggaacttaattggaatgcatcatcgttggtgcatttagatcctcgatcagggcaatgtgaactagaagttcaaaagattatatatTTGCAAGGAATTGCAAATGAATTACCTGGTGCATTTTCCAATACAAAAAGGATAACCAAGTCTTATATACTAGCaaaaaatgccccaattcgaattgatgtcccagttgGACAAATTGCCACCGAAtcaaatacacgccagaagcgtggcaggcttGTCGGTTCTAAAGACAAAAATtctcgaaagagaaaaaaggTAAATattattcctgttgaaaaagacatagtaaagacacatgcagttgtccaaaattttgatataacTTTAATGCCAGAAGACATTCAGGTACctaaaaattgtgaaaatgatgaaatctcgataaattatgcctttacaggagagaaatgggactgaaataagacaattgtcaataaaatatttgcatataatgtggcattaaatatcatgcctgaaagtaaggatcttgagccaagatcagtcaaagaatgtcgacaaaggaatgattggccaaaatggaaagaagccaagaaggctgagttagactcacttgtaaaacgtgaagtctttgatcctgtagtccgtacaccagaagatgtaaaacaTGTTGGATACGGATGGGTATTTGGGAGAaaacaaaatgagaaaaatgaagttgtacACTACAAAGCTCGACTTGtagcacaaggtttttcacaaaggtccggtatagattatgaggAAATATATTCCGCTGTAGTGGATGcaataacattgcgttatttggtcagtttatccaCATATCATAAActacatatgcatttaatggctGTGGCAATAGCCTACTTATACGGCTGATTAGAAcgtgatatctatatgaaagttcctgaaggactaaagatatctaaaccatccaatgaatatttgcaagggttatactcagtcaaattgcaaaaaTCTGTATATGGTCTGAAGCAATCTGGaagaatgtggtataatcgtcttactgagtatctggccaaaaatggattcaagaatgatgatatatgtccatgtgttttcataaagaaatctgcatctggattcattataattgctatgtacgttgatgatttaaatatcattgggactcctgaagagattccaacaattataaaaactctaaaagaagagtttgagatgaaagatcttggaaggactaaattttgtctcggcccgcagatcgagcatataaaaaaagggatctttattcatcaaacaacatacaaagagaagatcttgaaaagattttatatggataagtcacatcctttaagtaccccaatgatcgtaagatctttagatgtggaaaaggatcaattccatcctaaaatgaagatatccttggtcctgaagtaccatatcttagtgccattggagcgctaatgtatcttgctaataatacaagactcgatatatcatttgctgtgaatttactagcaagatatagtttctctccaaccagaagataTTGGAATGGAGtcaaacaaatctttcgatatcttcatggaacagttgatatgggattgttttatccctatggatccaagtcacaactagttggctttGCAGATGCTGGATACTTGTTTGATCCACATAAAAGGAGATCTCAAATAGGATACATGTTCACATATGGTGGAACAGCGATATCCTGAAGGTCCACAAAACAGACGATTGCTGTAACATTCTCTAATCATGCCAAAATACTAGCGATTCATGAAGCAAGTCGCAAGTGTTTTCGGCTCAggagtttgatccaatatattctgtcatcatgtggactgattgatcataagatagttccaactgtcctgtttaaAGATAATATAGCACGCATTGATCAACTTAAAGGTGGATACAttaaaggtgatagaacaaagcatatttctcccaaattcttcttcactcatgatctttaaaatcaagggacaattgatgtccaataGATTCGCTCAAATGACAATCTAgcagatttattcacaaagtcactcccaaaatcctcctttgaaagattgatTGACAttgggatttttgctagtaaggaattttataaaaataatcgcgttgtagatatagttcctaaaccaacaaaaatcctttcgtgcaaacgttttggttgtcacaagtaacaaacccctaaatgaattgataaccgaagtatttaaacctcggatcgtcttctcaaggaattgcagggaagtatgatttattattggtcatggaaaagtatattttggggttttgaaaagggttgaacaagtaatgtaaaataacaagtcgttaaaataataactaataaagcttttggcaaggtatgagaactggaggtcctatcccggttatccttatcaattgtgatgagaattggatttttctcccactaagtcaacttctaactatgaaggtaagtcaagtggatgaattaattttgattcctcaggtcctagtctttccttgggaaaggctagagttattggaactcgaattaattcttgaagaattccaatttttaGTCAACAATGAgcttgataactcaagagttaccaattaatcaaccaaagccaaaaggtagaaaaatctaaattatctatataaataaaggaaagcaatcataaatctgaaatacctcgaattatattaaatagaaagttagattgaacatagaaatccataagccaaattggcaacatcaaataatcaactaaataaataaaagtagaaaataaattaaaggaacattgaacctgtgatgaagaagttgaaatcctaatcctaatcctaatcctaaatcctaagagagaggagagaacctctctctctaaaaactacatctaaattgtgaaaagtgaattatgatctgATCTGAATTGATGAtcctgagtctctgcatgtttccGGACTTTAATCTGtatttctgggccaaaaaccgggttaaaatgcggcccagaatctgtGCCAGAGACTTCTATAATTCTACAGATCGCGctcgtcacgcgtccgcgtcgtccacgcgttcgcgtcactcagcatttcttgtaccacgcgtgcgcgtcgttcaCACTTTCGCGtcattcgtgcagcttccaatctgcgcggtcgcgtcaggcatgcGAGCGCGTCACAGTAATTCCTTCTATtttgcgcggtcgcgtgagccatgtgaccgcgtgacttctcgctggtcatctcctcaattccttctattccttcaatttttgcatgcttcctcttcattccttacgccattcctaccctatgaagcctgaaacacttaacatacagatcacggcatcgaatggtacgaaggaagataaaaattacaacaaaaaggtccttaggaagcaagttattaatcataggatatttttaggaaggaattgtaaatacatgcaaatcagaTGAATAaatgggtgaaaagcttgataaaaccactcaataaaacacaatataaaccataaaatagtggtttatcattgATATATGAGATTGTGATGCGCTGATTTCGAaacattaaatgatgtcgacaagagggggagactatactctttttctttggtaaggtttttttttccattgattttcttgacaaggtttttaatgaagcagtccccatcacaaaggatattgtattttttttcttcactaAAGTTTTTTCCCACTGGGTTtctctttagtaaggttttaacgaggtaTATTCCTAAACGgatgaaaaacgatttaaaatgattAAGTTATGCACGTCTGAAGTTTTGGTTTGGAATAGGAAAATTCAGCAGCTTTCTAACTTAATCAGATTTTTGGGAAAACGtacgcccacgcgtacgcgtggcatgaAATTTTTGACTGACCTTCTTATATGCGTACGCGAGTAGTCCTATGCGTACACATAATGGGCAAGCATGCATGTCCACGTGTACGCATGGCCCACGCACGCGCGTGACATGAGGTACATACCTACGCATACGCATGATAAGGGGATGCGCGCACGAGCTGCCTTTTTATACTCCCACGCGTACACGtaagccacgcgtacgcgtggcccctATTCCAACAAATATAATTTTCTGAGTTTTAAacctaattttaaatttctaaacctctattttcactCTTCCAATCataaataatagtaataaaGCTAATAAGGTGACAAACTAAATGTGTAATGTTATAAAAGATTATGTATAATATTTGGCTTAAGCATTCAAatgatctgagatacgagatttCTTGGGTAAAATACCGTgccttgccaccacgtgtattAGGTAAAAACTttatactctgttgaccctacgtcgTAAGGGTGATCGGGCACGTATAAATTCCTGGGAATggtacccccattgagcaattgATATTTATATATGAGAAAAAGCTATACATAGACACTTGAGGATGCGCGACGAGGGACAGTCCAAGGGTTTAGCAAaccggacttgtcgggttggcttgataaccgacagatgagattCATCAGCCATAGGttaggcatgcatcatgtgcatattacttgaattacttgtttGTACATTAACTGGGTATGTCTAAATGTACTTGCTatgttaaatgtatatttgttacCTGCAGTATTTATAACCTTCTTGTGCTTGCCTTTATCTGCTTATTTGTCTGTGATATGTTGTCGGAGATGGAGGTATAGAGGAAAGGCGGAAAGACCGAGATTCAAGATTAAGTTAAGTTAGGCTTAGATACTCTATGAAAACCACCTTTTATGGTTTTTATTTGATACTTTAAGGTTTGTAATttgagtgtcggcgttctaggattgcctctggcattcccaggaccttatatcttatacgtgtggcacctttaccatgttAAGAACCCCTGGTTTTCaccccatactatgttgttgtttttcagatgcaggtcgagaggcacctcgTTAGGCGTCTGGGCTTCTGAAGCGAAGTGGTTATTGGGTTACTTTTTGTAGTAtagttatgtatatatatatatatatatatatatatatatatatatatatgtacttagctttctctctGCATGACTTGTTCCTTTTGACCCTCTTAGAGGCTTATGCAGAGACAggttttttttatgtaaattttggttttggatatgtatatatgtgtaaaTATTCTCTGGCCAATTTTGACTTCGtgggctgagttaggagctattttattttgtatctttggccCTCTATTCCTACTTTGTTATCTTACACATGATAGCTATAGCTATCTTAACACGCAAGTTAACTCATTTTCAGAGCGATGCGCTTTTATTTCGTGACTTTTATTTCACCtgttcttcaaggctcctagtttaTTGTTCTCTCTCTGCTATTATATGCatgcatattttatattagaggttataatacctcaccacctctgttatacgacttaagcgtaaagctttGTGTGGTAGGGTATTACAACCTTTACCTCTGTCCCTTCAGAAACTCAAACAGAAGAAGCTTCTGTTAATGAATAAGTTCTActtaaaattctttttattagttttaatgaTATATCATAATAATTTCAGTTCATTTTGAAACACTTTACTGTGTAATCCAACTGCCCTCCACAACCTCAACAGCAAGCTCTCGCAGAAATTTTGGCAAGGGAATTAGAGCAAGAAGTTTCTGTTAATGAGTAAGTTCTACTTAAAATCCTTTTTACTATTTCTGTTGctatatcataaaaattttggctCATTTTGAAACACTTTACTGTGTAATCCAGCTGACCTCCACAAACTCAATAGCAAGCTCCTGCAGAAATTTTGGAAAGAAAATCAGAGCAAGAAGCTTTTGTT from Arachis stenosperma cultivar V10309 chromosome 9, arast.V10309.gnm1.PFL2, whole genome shotgun sequence encodes the following:
- the LOC130949385 gene encoding uncharacterized protein LOC130949385 encodes the protein MNNHNNEENSGNGTQGSMTLATFLRVNLPKFKGTTNRTEADTWFQAIERALQVQLVPEEQCVEFAIYLLTGESLHWWQGARCLLQQGDDPITWDAFQYTDKFEELFRFFHMCQGALGDFEKWKCIKYEGGLRSNIYISVGPMEIKTFSELVNKSRVAEECVKKAVAKRRSHRGPFQPNRGKSFAPREPPFKREGFASELGLKIVVLGYELKVYNATHEAMVTRRVRRAGRGEWLLFELCGSKLFGAGMSRQLNKVTIKNKYPLPRIDDLMDQLQGSGVFPKIDLRSGYHQIRVDKRSCSVYGLYEHNLPFVFG